A window of the Tunturibacter empetritectus genome harbors these coding sequences:
- a CDS encoding ABC transporter permease, translating to MRSFFQDLKIAVRHLSKSPGFAATAILMLALAIGATTAIFSLVEGVLLRPLPFPEPSRLVVLSDILKGLDTGSGNNEAGVTAPDIRNYSRDTHSFTSLGGYHSTSYELSGAGEAANVNATRMSSGVFPALAVQPLLGRFFTKQEDDQHQQVLVLSYSTWQTRFQGDPNILGRKVLLDRKPYLIIGVMPRNFEFPLVPGHLNRSEFWVPVSFEPEELGTGAASWNFQMVGRLKPGVTISQAIEDANLVAKETVRNYPAFMAEFSITSIIRPLDEETVEEARPLIRTLFLAVAVVLLIACANLAGLLLVRSIRRRREIAVRLALGATASTLLWQAILESLVLSVSGGVLGLILAAIALRVGIQALPETLPRINEIGLDWPVVAFALGLAVVTGVICGLAPAFAAIRTSVNDTLKEGGRTGTSGGGHARLRSALVISEIAVALVLLAASGLLLRSFEKMRQVDLGFQPDHTLVASYSLPKKQYENQTAVNEFGHELLARLQALPGVKAVGFTTFLPASGNNSSSAFVAEGHSLPATAGGLDLGTSIGVRGDYFRAMGIPLLQGRFFTPDDNANQPPVIIVNHMLAQQSWPNQNPIGKRFRIGTETMKTPWATVVGEVADVKENSPDLPLKQQYYIPDEQEAEMAGSLGSPTDIADNGGYIVLRTAMAPEQMENLLRSTVHSIDPQLPLTQVQSMEHAISDTEAPRRFNTALISSFAFIAVLLAVLGIYSVIAFSVALRVQEMAIRMALGSQRAGIVRLVVISGAKLALIGCAIGLAGAIAASRLLKTLLFGVSAFDPLVLTLATLSLLLLALAASLLPANRAASVDLTQALRSE from the coding sequence ATGCGCTCTTTCTTTCAAGATCTGAAGATTGCAGTTCGACATCTATCCAAGTCGCCCGGATTCGCCGCAACGGCCATTCTGATGCTGGCCTTAGCTATCGGTGCTACCACGGCAATCTTCTCTCTTGTTGAAGGCGTCCTGTTGCGGCCGCTGCCCTTTCCTGAACCGAGCCGCCTCGTTGTTCTCTCAGATATCCTCAAAGGTTTGGACACCGGCAGTGGTAATAATGAAGCCGGCGTCACCGCTCCCGACATCCGCAACTACAGCCGCGACACGCATAGTTTCACCAGCCTCGGCGGCTACCATTCCACCAGCTATGAGCTCTCCGGCGCAGGCGAGGCCGCCAACGTCAACGCAACACGCATGAGCAGTGGCGTATTCCCTGCCCTCGCTGTCCAGCCCCTTCTTGGTCGCTTCTTCACGAAGCAGGAGGACGATCAGCACCAGCAGGTCCTGGTCCTCAGCTACTCCACTTGGCAGACCCGCTTTCAGGGCGACCCTAACATCCTCGGCCGCAAGGTCCTGCTCGATCGCAAGCCCTACCTCATCATCGGCGTGATGCCCCGCAACTTCGAGTTCCCTCTCGTCCCTGGCCACCTTAACCGCAGTGAGTTCTGGGTTCCGGTCAGCTTCGAACCGGAGGAGCTCGGCACCGGCGCAGCCTCGTGGAACTTTCAGATGGTAGGCCGCCTCAAGCCGGGTGTAACCATCTCTCAGGCCATCGAGGACGCAAACCTTGTCGCCAAAGAGACTGTAAGGAACTACCCCGCCTTCATGGCAGAATTCAGCATCACCTCGATTATCCGGCCGCTGGATGAAGAGACCGTGGAAGAGGCGCGGCCTCTGATCCGTACCCTTTTTCTCGCTGTTGCCGTCGTTCTTTTGATCGCGTGTGCCAACCTTGCCGGTCTTCTTCTGGTGCGCTCCATCCGTCGCCGCCGCGAGATCGCCGTCCGTCTCGCGCTCGGGGCCACCGCCTCCACCCTGCTCTGGCAGGCGATCCTAGAAAGCCTCGTCCTGAGCGTATCGGGAGGAGTCCTGGGGCTAATTCTCGCCGCCATTGCACTTCGTGTGGGCATTCAAGCACTTCCTGAAACGCTGCCGCGCATCAATGAGATCGGCCTCGACTGGCCGGTCGTCGCCTTCGCCCTCGGACTTGCAGTGGTCACAGGCGTCATCTGCGGTCTCGCCCCCGCGTTTGCGGCCATTCGCACCAGCGTCAACGACACCCTGAAAGAAGGCGGCCGAACCGGTACCTCAGGCGGCGGCCACGCCAGGCTTCGCTCCGCACTCGTCATCTCCGAGATCGCCGTAGCACTCGTTCTGCTGGCGGCCTCCGGACTTTTGCTTCGCAGCTTTGAAAAGATGCGCCAGGTCGATCTCGGCTTTCAACCGGATCACACCCTCGTCGCCAGCTATAGTCTCCCCAAAAAACAATATGAAAACCAGACTGCCGTCAATGAGTTCGGCCACGAGCTTTTGGCACGTCTGCAAGCCCTTCCCGGTGTCAAAGCCGTCGGCTTTACTACCTTCCTCCCAGCGAGCGGAAACAACTCCAGCAGCGCCTTTGTCGCAGAAGGACACTCCCTGCCGGCGACTGCGGGGGGGCTCGATCTAGGAACCTCAATCGGTGTGCGAGGTGATTACTTCCGGGCAATGGGGATTCCACTCCTCCAAGGCAGGTTTTTCACACCCGATGACAACGCCAACCAGCCACCCGTAATCATCGTCAACCACATGCTGGCCCAGCAATCCTGGCCCAATCAAAACCCAATTGGCAAGAGGTTTCGTATCGGCACGGAGACGATGAAGACACCGTGGGCGACGGTAGTCGGCGAAGTCGCAGACGTGAAGGAGAACTCCCCCGACCTTCCCTTGAAGCAGCAGTACTACATACCGGACGAGCAGGAAGCAGAGATGGCGGGATCACTCGGATCTCCCACCGACATCGCAGACAACGGCGGGTACATTGTGTTGCGAACAGCAATGGCACCCGAGCAGATGGAAAATCTCTTGCGTTCCACAGTGCACTCAATCGACCCGCAGCTCCCTCTCACCCAGGTCCAAAGCATGGAGCACGCCATCTCGGACACCGAGGCACCCCGCCGTTTCAACACCGCACTGATCTCCTCCTTCGCCTTCATCGCAGTCTTGTTGGCCGTACTCGGAATCTATAGCGTCATAGCATTCTCAGTCGCGCTGCGTGTGCAGGAGATGGCAATTCGAATGGCTCTCGGATCTCAGCGCGCGGGTATCGTTCGTCTGGTGGTTATCTCAGGCGCCAAACTCGCACTCATCGGGTGTGCGATAGGTTTGGCAGGGGCCATCGCCGCCTCCCGTCTGCTGAAGACCTTACTCTTCGGGGTGAGTGCCTTTGATCCCCTGGTTCTCACTCTCGCGACACTGTCGCTCCTGCTGCTAGCCTTGGCCGCCTCTCTGCTGCCAGCCAATCGCGCAGCCTCGGTTGACCTCACCCAGGCACTCCGGTCCGAGTAG